In Micromonospora ferruginea, the sequence GCTCGACCCGTACCGGTTCAAGCTTGTCGCGTTCACCCTGGCCGGCGGCCTGGCGAGCGCGGGCGGCGTGGTCTACGTGCTGATCGTGGGCGGCGCCAGCCCGCACATCACGAGCAGCGAGCTGACCCTGTCGCTGCTGGTCATGGTGGTGCTCGGCGGCCCGGGCACCCGGTGGGGCCCGGTGCTGGGCGGCATCCTCTACATGTACCTGGACCACCGCCTGACGGCGTTCGGCAGCAGCGACGCGGTGAACAGCCTGCCCGCGTTCCTGAGCCACCCGCTCAGCCAACCCCTGTTCGTCCTGGGCACCGTCTTCATCCTGGCCGTCTACTTCTTCCCCGGCGGCCTGGCCAGCCTCCGCTCCCGCCTGACCCCCCTCCGTCGGGCACTGACTCGTCGATCATGAGGTTGGCGGCGCGACACGCCCTGTCCGTTGCCGCTAACTTCATGGTCAACGGGGTTCGGTGGGTCAGGGGAGGGGTCGGGGATGGGTGCGGAGCGGCAGCGGCTGGCGGTGGTCAGTGGGGGTGGGACCGGGATCGGGGCCGCCGTGGCGCGAGGGCTCGTGGCGGACGGGTTCGACGTGCTGGTCGTCGGGCGGCGGGGGGACGTGCTCGCGGCTGCGGCCCGGGACATCACCGCCGGGAGTGGACGGGCGGACGCCGTCGTGCCGGTGGCCGCGGACCTGACCGACCCGGCGCAGGTGTCGGCGGTGGTCGACGCGGTCGGGGAGCGGACCGTGGACGCGGTGGTGAACAACGCCGGGGGCTATCTCGGCGGGCCGACCGGCACCCTCGGCGAGGTGGCCTCCTGGTGGCGCGCCAACCTCGACGCCAACGTGCTCACCGCCGTCCTGCTCACCGAGGCGCTGCTGCCCGCGCTGCGCCGCCCCGGCGGGCGGGTGGTCCTGCTCAGCTCGATCGCCGCCCAGCGCGGTGGCGGCGGGCCCTACTCGGCGGCGAAGGCGGCGCTGCACGGCTGGGCGTACGACCTGGCAGGGCAGCTCGGTCCGGACCAGATCACGGTCAACGTGGTCAGCCCCGGGTACGTCGCCGAGACCGAGTTCTTCGGCGACCGGATGACGCCGGAGGGCCACGCCAGGCGGGTGGCGGCCACCCTGGTCGGGCGGGCCGGGGTGCCGGACGACATCGCCGCCGCGGTCCGCTACCTGGTCGGCCCGTCGGCCGGCTACGTCACCGGTCAGGTTCTCGGCGTCAACGGCGGCTCCGTCCTCGGCCGCTGAACGCCGCGCCGGGCGGCGGCCCCCCGTGTGGCCGCCGCCGCCCCTGGTAGAAATGCCGGATGAGTCAGGACCGGATGGCCGTGCGGGACCGAGCCGAGGCGGTGCTGCGGCGGCTCGCGGGTGACCACGCCCGGCTGCGCGAGGACCAGTGGCGGGCCATCGAGGCGCTGGTGGTCGACCGGCGTCGGGTGCTCTGCGTCCAGCGCACCGGCTGGGGCAAGTCGGCGGTCTACTTCGTGGCCACCGCGCTGCTGCGCGAGCACGGCGAGCACGGGCCCACGGTGATCGTGTCTCCGCTGCTGGCGTTGATGCGCAACCAGGTCGACTCCGCCGCCCGGGCCGGCATCCGGGCCCGCACCATCAACTCCGCCAACCTCGACGAGTGGGACCAGATCACCGCCGAGATCAACGCCGGGGCGGTCGACGTGCTGCTGATCAGCCCGGAACGCCTGAACAACCCGGACTTCCGGGACGGCGTGCTGCCGAAGCTCGCCGCCACCACCGGGCTGCTGGTGGTGGACGAGGCGCACTGCGTCTCCGACTGGGGGCACGACTTCCGCCCCGACTACCGGCGGCTGCGGACGTTCCTGGCCAACCTGCCGGAGCGCACGCCGGTCCTCGCCACCACCGCCACCGCCAACGCCCGGGTCACCCGCGACGTGGCGGAGCAGTTGGGCGACGCGCTGGTGCTGCGCGGCACGCTGGACCGGGAGTCGCTGCGCCTCGGCGTCCTGGACCTGCCCAGCCCGGCGCACCGCCTGGCCTGGCTGGCCGACCACCTGGACCGGCTCCCCGGCTCGGGGATCGTCTACACGCTCACCGTGGCCGCGGCCACCGAGACGGCCGACTTCCTGCGCGGGCGGGGCTGGTCGGTGGCGTCCT encodes:
- a CDS encoding SDR family NAD(P)-dependent oxidoreductase: MGAERQRLAVVSGGGTGIGAAVARGLVADGFDVLVVGRRGDVLAAAARDITAGSGRADAVVPVAADLTDPAQVSAVVDAVGERTVDAVVNNAGGYLGGPTGTLGEVASWWRANLDANVLTAVLLTEALLPALRRPGGRVVLLSSIAAQRGGGGPYSAAKAALHGWAYDLAGQLGPDQITVNVVSPGYVAETEFFGDRMTPEGHARRVAATLVGRAGVPDDIAAAVRYLVGPSAGYVTGQVLGVNGGSVLGR